CACCACCATGCGGCCCAGGTCGTCGACGGTGTCGGCCTGGGCGCGGACGATCACGTCGTACGGGCCGGTCACATCCTCGGCCTGGATCACGCCGGGGATCTCGCCGATCGTCTGGGCGACGGACGACGCTTTGCCGACCTCCGTCTGGATCAGGATGTACGCCTGTACCACGGAACCTCCAGGGCGGCCACGAGGAGTCTGGGTAGCACGAAGAGTCTGTGCGAGGGGATCACGTGCGGAAAGGGACGCCACGGTATCGCGTCGCCGCCTGCCGCGGGGAGACCCACGGCCGCGCTGGCGGCCACCACGTGCGGTGACGCCGGACGGCTCCGGTCACCTCGACGGTACCGAGACCGCGTGCGGCCCGCGACCCCGCCCCCCGTCCACGGCGGCGAACCGGTCCGGGGCGGCGTCGAGCACATGCCCCGCACGGGGGACACTGGAGACCTCCGCACACCCGGTCCGGCGCACCGCCCGGACCGTGACGACGAACGGACAGGCCGCCTCGGCGGACCGGTGGAAGGGAACAGGTGAGACGCGGTGAAGGGAACCGTGGGCGAGTTGGGGGAGTTCGGGCTCATCAGGGAGCTCACTTCCCGGCTCACCACCACCCCGGCGGTCCGGCTGGGACCGGGCGACGACGCCGCGGTGGTCGCCGCGCCGGACCGCAGGGTCGTGGCGAGCACGGACATCCTGCTGGAAGGGCGGCACTTCCGCCGTGACTGGTCCACCGCCTACGACGTGGGACGGAAGGCCGCCGCACAGAACCTCGCGGACATCGCCGCGATGGGCGCGGTGCCGACCGCACTGCTGCTCGGTCTCATCGTTCCGGCCCAACTCCCGGCCACCTGGCCCTCGGAGCTGATGGACGGACTGCGCGACGAGTGCCAGGTGGCCGGAGCCGCGGTGGTCGGCGGTGATCTGGTACGCGGGGACACCATCACGGTCGCCATCACCGCACTGGGCGACATGCGCAACCAGGAGCCGGTGACCCGCGCGGGCGCACAGCCCGGCGATCTGGTCGCCGTCACCGGCTGGCTCGGCTGGTCCGCGGCCGGGCACGCGGTGCTCTCCCGCGGCTTCCGCTCGCCGCGCGCCTTCGTGGAGGCCCACCGCCGCCCGGAACCGCCGTACCACGCGGGCCCCGCGGCCGCCTCGCTCGGCGCCACCGCGATGACGGACGTGAGCGACGGACTCATCGCCGACCTCGGGCACATCGCCGAGGCCAGCAAGGTACGGATCGACATCCGCTCCGGTGCGGTGGACGTCCCCTCGCAGATGAACGACATCGGTCAGGCGGTGGGCGTCGACCCGCTCCAGTGGGTGCTCACCGGCGGCGAGGACCACGCCATCGTCGCGACCTTCCCGCCCGACGTGAAACTCCCCGCGCGCTGGACCGTCATAGGCGAGGTGCAGAACCTCTCGGCACTGCCCCGGGTCACGGTGGACGGCGCGCCGTGGACCAAGAAGGGCGGCTGGGACCACTTCGGGGACATCGAGTCGTGAGCGGGCACTCGACGCCCGCCGAGGGCGCCTCCGCGGCGGGGCCGTCCGGTCCGTCCGAAGTCGCGGACGCCCGGCCGCACTTGGCGGCCCCGCCCCGCGTACTGACCGTGGCCGGGTCCGACTCGGGCGGCGGCGCGGGCATCCAGGCCGATCTGAAGACGATGCTGGCGCTCGGTGTGCACGGGATGAGTGTGCTCACCGCGGTGACCGCCCAGAACTCCCGTGGCGTGCACGGCGCTTGGGAGCTGCCCGCCGAGGCGGTACGGGCCCAGTACCGCGCCGTGGTGGACGACATCGGCGTCCAGGCGGTCAAGACCGGCATGCTCTCCTCGACGGTCCTCGTGGAAACCGTGGCCGAACTCCTCGCCGGTACACCGGTTCCCGTCGTGGTGGACCCGGTCGGCGTCTCCAAACACGGCGATCCGCTGCTCGCCGAGTCCGCCCTGGACGCGGTACGCACCCGGCTGCTGCCCCGCGCCACGGTGGCCACTCCCAACCTCGACGAAGTGGCGCAACTCACGGGCGTACACGTGCGGTCGGAGGAGCACATGCCCCAAGCGGCGGCCGCCGTCCTGGAGTTCGGGCCGCGCTGGGTGCTCGTCAAGGGCGGCCATCTGCCCGGCGACGCCGTGGACCTGCTCACCGACGGCTCGGCGGAACACTGGCTGCGCGCCCCGCGTCACGACAACCGGCACACCCACGGCACCGGCTGCACCCTGGCCAGCGCGATCGCCTCCGGTCTCGCCCGTGGCCTTTCGGTGCCGGAGGCGGTGACCAGGGCCAAGGAGTACGTGACCGGCGCGGTGGCGGCCGGCTTCGCGCTCGGCTCGGGGATCGGGCCGGTGGATCACGGCTGGGAGCTGGGCGGACGGGGCCGGGGCCGGGGTCAGGGCCGCTGAGGTCCGGCCGCGCTCGGCCGAGGCGCGTAGTCGCTCACGTCACTTGAGTCGCTTGAGTCGCTCGAAGGGGTTCACCGGGAACGTGGGGTGGACCCCCTGTGTTACGGGGCGTGGGCGCGGGGCGGTCCGGACCGCACGCGAGCGCACGCGGAAAAGCCGGTCCACCCGAAGGTGAACCGGCTTCGCAGCAACCAGCGAGGGTGGCCGCGCTGCATGTTGCGATCCTCTGTCGCCCCGAAGGGCGACCTCTACGTCAGCGCGCGACCTTACCGGCCTTGATGCACGAGGTGCAGACGTTGAGCCGCTTCGGCGTCCCGCCGACCACGGCACGCACGCGCTGGATGTTCGGGTTCCAGCGTCGCGGCGTACGGCGGTGCGAGTGCGAGATGTTGTTGCCGAAGCCCGGCCCCTTGCCGCAGACGTCGCAGTTGGCAGCCACGGGTCACTCCAAAGACTTCAGAACGTACGGTTGAACCCGGCATGCCGGGTCAGAGATCTGAGTGGCGGTGCCAGGGGGAAGACCCGAAGGTATCGGGCAACCGGAGCAGCATACAACGGCTGCTTCCGTTCAACGAAATTACCATGATTCCCGCTGGCCCCGCGCCCGTAACCTCGGCGGCCGGGGTCTACCCTGCCTCCAGTCCACCCAGCAAGGAGGCGCAGGTGCCGC
This is a stretch of genomic DNA from Streptomyces sp. NA04227. It encodes these proteins:
- the thiD gene encoding bifunctional hydroxymethylpyrimidine kinase/phosphomethylpyrimidine kinase — its product is MAAPPRVLTVAGSDSGGGAGIQADLKTMLALGVHGMSVLTAVTAQNSRGVHGAWELPAEAVRAQYRAVVDDIGVQAVKTGMLSSTVLVETVAELLAGTPVPVVVDPVGVSKHGDPLLAESALDAVRTRLLPRATVATPNLDEVAQLTGVHVRSEEHMPQAAAAVLEFGPRWVLVKGGHLPGDAVDLLTDGSAEHWLRAPRHDNRHTHGTGCTLASAIASGLARGLSVPEAVTRAKEYVTGAVAAGFALGSGIGPVDHGWELGGRGRGRGQGR
- the rpmB gene encoding 50S ribosomal protein L28, whose translation is MAANCDVCGKGPGFGNNISHSHRRTPRRWNPNIQRVRAVVGGTPKRLNVCTSCIKAGKVAR
- a CDS encoding thiamine-phosphate kinase, translating into MKGTVGELGEFGLIRELTSRLTTTPAVRLGPGDDAAVVAAPDRRVVASTDILLEGRHFRRDWSTAYDVGRKAAAQNLADIAAMGAVPTALLLGLIVPAQLPATWPSELMDGLRDECQVAGAAVVGGDLVRGDTITVAITALGDMRNQEPVTRAGAQPGDLVAVTGWLGWSAAGHAVLSRGFRSPRAFVEAHRRPEPPYHAGPAAASLGATAMTDVSDGLIADLGHIAEASKVRIDIRSGAVDVPSQMNDIGQAVGVDPLQWVLTGGEDHAIVATFPPDVKLPARWTVIGEVQNLSALPRVTVDGAPWTKKGGWDHFGDIES
- a CDS encoding Lrp/AsnC family transcriptional regulator produces the protein MVQAYILIQTEVGKASSVAQTIGEIPGVIQAEDVTGPYDVIVRAQADTVDDLGRMVVARVQQVEGITRTLTCPVVHL